A genomic window from Tolypothrix sp. PCC 7910 includes:
- a CDS encoding precorrin-2 C(20)-methyltransferase has protein sequence MSTKGRLYGIGIGPGDPELLTLKALRLLQAAPVVAYQSATDKESIARKIIAPYLPGNQIEVLYHLPRALEPEKAKAIYDQEIAPIAAHLAAGRDVVVVCEGDPFFYGSFMYVFTRLSEEYETEVVPGVSSLMACPVALGVPFTYYNDILTILPAPLPAEELTTQLLTTDAAAIIKLGRHFTKVRDILHQLGLASRALYIERATMAQQRIVPLDEVDPAEVPYFAMIILPSKSRL, from the coding sequence ATGTCAACTAAAGGTCGTCTTTATGGAATTGGCATAGGGCCTGGCGATCCAGAACTCTTGACCCTAAAAGCCCTAAGGCTGCTGCAAGCTGCACCTGTGGTGGCTTATCAATCGGCAACAGATAAAGAAAGTATTGCCAGAAAAATCATCGCGCCATATCTGCCAGGAAACCAAATCGAGGTACTTTATCACCTCCCCCGCGCTTTAGAGCCAGAAAAAGCCAAGGCCATTTACGATCAAGAAATTGCACCAATTGCGGCGCATTTAGCTGCTGGGCGGGATGTGGTAGTAGTTTGTGAAGGTGATCCGTTTTTCTACGGCTCATTTATGTATGTTTTCACACGGTTATCTGAGGAGTACGAAACCGAAGTTGTTCCTGGAGTCTCCTCACTCATGGCTTGTCCGGTAGCCTTGGGCGTACCTTTTACCTACTACAACGATATTCTTACCATTCTACCTGCACCCTTACCAGCAGAAGAATTGACTACACAACTACTAACAACCGATGCAGCAGCAATTATCAAGCTGGGTCGTCACTTTACTAAAGTTCGCGATATTTTGCATCAATTAGGATTAGCATCGCGGGCGCTGTATATTGAACGGGCAACAATGGCACAGCAAAGAATCGTACCCTTAGATGAAGTTGATCCGGCAGAGGTGCCTTATTTTGCGATGATTATACTTCCAAGTAAGAGTCGATTATAG
- a CDS encoding FAD-binding oxidoreductase yields the protein MNAIASCLASIVNAENAVYLWEDIAPTLKDSIAKAIIAGQYPSCLVYPSNQEELAAIIAEAQRKNWRVLPCGSASKLSWGGLAQNIDVVVSTERINRLIEHAVGDLTVTVEAGMKFSQIQAILANHRQFLALDPTAPDLATIGGIVATANTGSLRQRYGGVRDQLLGITFVRADGEIAKAGGRVVKNVAGYDLMKLFTGSYGTLGIITQVTFRLYPQQETSATVVLTGAESAVSQAAATLRGSALTPTQADLLSTKLVDSLELGNGLGLITRFQSISESVKEQANRLLEVGQTLGLAGVIYQEKEEADLWQRLPEQMQSDAPNLPITCKIGVLPNAAVEVLSQVEMGLIHISSGLGVLSLDSKKQVLQIRDICQNYGGFLSILAAPANIKEKFDVWGYKGNALDLMRRIKAQFDSKNILSPGRFAGGI from the coding sequence ATGAATGCGATCGCTTCTTGTCTGGCATCTATCGTCAATGCAGAAAATGCTGTTTACCTTTGGGAAGATATTGCACCCACACTTAAAGACTCTATCGCCAAGGCAATAATTGCGGGACAGTATCCCAGTTGCCTTGTCTATCCTAGTAACCAAGAAGAACTAGCGGCGATTATTGCCGAAGCACAACGTAAAAATTGGCGTGTCCTTCCCTGCGGTAGTGCTAGTAAACTAAGCTGGGGTGGTTTAGCTCAAAATATTGATGTGGTTGTGAGTACAGAACGCATCAATCGCTTAATTGAACACGCTGTTGGCGATTTGACGGTGACAGTGGAAGCGGGCATGAAATTTTCCCAAATTCAAGCTATTTTGGCTAATCATCGCCAATTTCTTGCTCTTGACCCCACTGCACCAGATTTAGCAACCATTGGTGGTATCGTTGCTACAGCGAATACAGGTTCTCTTAGACAACGTTATGGTGGTGTACGTGACCAGTTATTAGGTATTACCTTTGTCCGTGCTGATGGCGAAATTGCTAAAGCTGGGGGAAGAGTTGTTAAAAATGTGGCTGGATATGACCTGATGAAATTATTCACTGGGTCTTATGGCACATTAGGAATTATCACCCAAGTCACCTTTAGGCTTTACCCACAGCAAGAGACATCAGCCACAGTAGTATTAACTGGTGCAGAGTCTGCTGTATCACAAGCCGCTGCTACCTTGAGAGGTTCGGCATTAACACCAACCCAAGCTGATTTATTATCTACTAAACTAGTTGATAGTTTAGAATTAGGTAATGGATTAGGCTTAATTACCCGGTTTCAAAGTATTAGTGAGAGTGTCAAAGAACAGGCAAATAGATTATTAGAAGTTGGGCAAACGTTGGGATTGGCGGGAGTAATTTATCAAGAAAAGGAAGAGGCTGATTTATGGCAGAGATTGCCAGAACAAATGCAATCTGATGCTCCAAATTTACCGATTACCTGCAAAATAGGAGTATTACCTAACGCGGCTGTAGAAGTTCTCAGTCAAGTAGAAATGGGACTAATTCATATTAGTAGTGGGTTGGGAGTATTGTCCTTAGATAGCAAAAAGCAAGTTTTGCAAATTCGTGATATTTGTCAAAATTATGGTGGCTTTCTTTCAATTTTGGCAGCGCCAGCTAATATAAAAGAAAAATTTGATGTTTGGGGATACAAAGGTAATGCTTTAGATTTGATGCGTCGGATTAAAGCACAATTTGATAGCAAAAATATTTTAAGTCCAGGTCGGTTTGCTGGGGGAATTTAG
- a CDS encoding ATP-binding protein, with protein sequence MREKILVVEDEIIIAFDIKSCLEKAGYIVPEIAAYGRQAVEKAGEIRPDLILMDVMLKGDMSGIEAAAEIGHLFNIPVIYLTAYSDQTHLQKAKTTQPFGYILKPFEETQLITTIEIALNKHQIEVVMREALEKEKENRAIKNKFVSMVSHEFRNPLNNILTCTELLSNYDLQFNEEKRDEYLSHIQKSVKHLDNLLADVLLMSKDENEKLQFNPTPLDLEKFCQDLLQDIQLSVSENHKIIFTVHGSLANLENNSTVQTSHLIKLDGKMVYHILSNLLANAVKYSPVGGNVRFDVFYVPGEVIFRIQDEGIGIPVADQENLFNSFHRASNVGKIPGNGLGLAIVKYYVDLHGGNISFASKPGIGTTFIVNLPINN encoded by the coding sequence ATGCGAGAAAAAATATTGGTAGTTGAAGATGAAATAATTATTGCTTTTGACATTAAAAGTTGTCTGGAGAAAGCTGGATATATTGTCCCAGAGATTGCCGCTTATGGCAGACAAGCTGTTGAAAAAGCTGGAGAAATTCGTCCAGATTTGATTTTAATGGATGTTATGCTTAAAGGTGATATGAGCGGCATAGAAGCTGCTGCCGAAATTGGTCATCTTTTTAATATTCCAGTTATTTATCTAACTGCTTATTCAGACCAAACTCATTTACAAAAAGCCAAAACTACACAACCATTTGGTTATATACTTAAACCTTTTGAAGAAACTCAATTAATTACTACCATTGAAATTGCTTTAAACAAGCATCAAATAGAAGTGGTGATGCGGGAAGCATTAGAAAAAGAGAAAGAAAATAGAGCCATTAAAAACAAATTTGTTTCAATGGTTAGTCATGAGTTTCGTAATCCTTTAAATAATATTTTAACTTGTACTGAATTATTATCAAATTACGACCTGCAGTTTAATGAGGAAAAAAGAGATGAATATCTTAGCCATATTCAAAAATCTGTAAAACACTTGGATAATTTATTGGCTGATGTTTTATTGATGAGCAAAGATGAAAACGAAAAATTACAATTTAATCCAACGCCATTAGATTTAGAAAAATTCTGCCAAGATTTATTACAAGATATACAACTCAGTGTTAGCGAAAATCACAAAATTATATTTACTGTCCACGGTAGTTTGGCAAATCTAGAAAATAATTCCACTGTACAAACTTCCCATCTAATTAAATTAGATGGGAAAATGGTATACCATATTCTGAGTAATCTGCTGGCAAATGCTGTCAAATACTCACCTGTAGGTGGTAACGTTCGCTTTGATGTGTTTTACGTACCTGGAGAAGTTATTTTCCGCATCCAAGATGAAGGTATTGGCATTCCTGTAGCAGATCAAGAAAATTTATTTAATTCTTTTCATAGAGCTAGTAATGTAGGGAAGATTCCTGGCAATGGGTTAGGTCTAGCTATTGTGAAGTATTATGTAGATTTACATGGCGGTAACATTTCCTTTGCTAGTAAACCAGGAATTGGCACAACATTTATTGTGAATTTACCTATTAATAATTAG
- the rpsU gene encoding 30S ribosomal protein S21: MTQVVVGENEHIESALRRFKREVSKAGIFPDMKKHRHFETPLEKRKRKEVAKHRQGKRRFSH, translated from the coding sequence ATGACCCAAGTAGTAGTGGGTGAGAATGAACACATTGAATCAGCCTTACGCCGATTTAAGCGAGAAGTTTCTAAGGCGGGAATTTTTCCCGATATGAAGAAGCATCGTCACTTTGAAACGCCTTTGGAAAAACGCAAGCGTAAAGAAGTCGCTAAACACAGGCAAGGCAAGAGACGTTTTAGTCACTAA
- a CDS encoding precorrin-8X methylmutase, with protein sequence MPDYIQDAKEIYRNSFAIIRSEANLEILPPDVAKVAVRLIHACGMTDIVTDLGYSPTAAQSGRAALADGAPILCDCRMVAEGITRRRLPVNNQVICTLYDAEVPELAEKMGTTRSAAALELWRSHLEGAVVAIGNAPTALFRLLEMLDEGCPKPAVILGFPVGFVGAAESKAALAEDSRNVPFLTLHGRRGGSAIAAAAVNALATEEE encoded by the coding sequence ATGCCTGACTACATCCAAGATGCCAAGGAAATCTATCGTAATTCTTTCGCGATTATCCGGTCGGAAGCAAATCTAGAAATATTGCCGCCAGATGTAGCAAAAGTTGCAGTACGTTTAATTCATGCCTGTGGAATGACGGATATTGTTACTGACTTGGGATATTCACCCACAGCAGCGCAGTCTGGACGGGCAGCTTTGGCTGATGGCGCACCGATACTCTGTGATTGCCGGATGGTGGCTGAAGGGATTACGAGGCGGCGATTACCTGTAAATAACCAAGTTATTTGTACGCTTTACGATGCGGAAGTCCCAGAATTAGCTGAGAAAATGGGTACTACGAGATCAGCGGCAGCTTTAGAATTATGGCGATCGCATCTGGAAGGTGCAGTGGTAGCAATTGGCAATGCGCCCACTGCCTTATTCCGGTTGTTGGAAATGCTGGATGAGGGTTGCCCAAAACCTGCTGTGATATTAGGTTTTCCCGTGGGGTTTGTGGGTGCAGCCGAGTCGAAAGCCGCACTAGCAGAAGATAGCCGCAACGTGCCATTTTTAACATTACATGGTCGGCGTGGCGGGAGTGCGATCGCCGCCGCAGCAGTTAACGCCTTAGCAACAGAGGAAGAATAA
- a CDS encoding NAD(P)/FAD-dependent oxidoreductase, whose protein sequence is MANSLDNKPPHEVVIVGGGFGGLYAAKALAKASVNVTLIDKRNFHLFQPLLYQVATGTLSPADISSPLRSVLSKSKNTQVLLGSVDDIDPQAQKVLVDGEAIPYDTLIVATGAKHSYFGKDDWEEFAPGLKTVEDAVEMRRRIFKAFEAAEREPDPVKRRAWLTFVIVGGGPTGVELAGAIAELAYKTLKEDFRKIDTSETRILLLEGLDRILPPFAPELSQTAEKSLKELGVIVQTKTLVTNIENDIVTIKQGDDIREIASKTILWAAGVKASPMGKVLAERTGVELDRAGRVIVEPDLSLKGYDNIFVVGDLANFSHQDGKPLPGVAPVAKQEGEYVAKLIEQRLQGNTLPQFNYNHQGSLAIIGQNTAVVDLGFTKLRGFFAWLFWLVVHIYFLIEFDNKLIVMIQWAWNYITQNRRARLITGAESLITTKFGDQPTYYSSDKIRDTVKV, encoded by the coding sequence ATGGCAAATTCGCTTGACAATAAGCCACCACATGAAGTAGTTATCGTTGGCGGTGGTTTTGGGGGACTGTACGCGGCAAAAGCACTTGCCAAGGCTTCGGTGAACGTTACACTCATTGATAAGCGGAACTTTCATTTGTTTCAACCACTGCTGTACCAAGTGGCTACGGGTACTTTGTCACCTGCTGATATTTCCTCACCGTTGCGATCGGTGTTGAGTAAAAGCAAAAATACACAAGTATTGTTGGGATCTGTTGATGATATCGATCCTCAAGCTCAGAAAGTTTTGGTAGATGGTGAAGCAATACCCTACGATACGTTAATTGTGGCTACTGGTGCGAAGCATTCCTATTTTGGTAAGGATGACTGGGAAGAATTTGCGCCTGGGTTAAAAACAGTCGAAGATGCAGTAGAAATGCGTCGCCGGATTTTTAAAGCTTTTGAAGCCGCCGAAAGAGAACCTGATCCCGTCAAACGCCGTGCTTGGTTAACTTTCGTGATTGTCGGTGGTGGCCCTACAGGAGTAGAATTAGCAGGTGCGATCGCAGAGTTAGCATACAAAACTCTCAAAGAAGATTTTCGTAAAATCGACACGTCAGAAACCCGAATTTTACTATTAGAAGGTTTGGATCGCATCCTCCCACCTTTTGCACCAGAATTATCCCAAACAGCAGAAAAATCTCTTAAAGAATTAGGTGTAATTGTTCAAACAAAAACTTTGGTAACTAATATTGAAAATGATATTGTTACCATCAAACAAGGCGATGACATCAGAGAAATTGCTTCCAAAACTATATTATGGGCAGCAGGTGTCAAAGCATCACCAATGGGTAAAGTTTTAGCAGAACGCACAGGTGTAGAACTTGATCGTGCAGGTAGGGTGATTGTTGAACCAGACTTAAGCCTTAAAGGATATGACAATATTTTTGTTGTTGGTGATTTAGCCAATTTCTCCCATCAGGATGGTAAACCTTTACCTGGTGTTGCACCAGTAGCCAAGCAAGAAGGAGAATATGTTGCTAAATTAATTGAACAACGACTTCAAGGTAATACTTTGCCACAATTTAATTACAATCATCAAGGTAGTTTAGCTATCATTGGACAAAATACTGCTGTTGTAGATTTAGGTTTTACCAAGCTTAGAGGTTTCTTTGCATGGCTATTTTGGCTAGTTGTACATATATACTTTTTAATTGAGTTTGACAACAAACTAATAGTCATGATTCAGTGGGCATGGAATTACATTACCCAAAATCGCAGAGCCAGATTGATTACAGGTGCAGAATCATTAATCACAACAAAATTTGGCGATCAACCTACTTATTATTCTTCAGACAAAATTAGAGATACAGTCAAGGTGTAA
- a CDS encoding type II toxin-antitoxin system VapC family toxin — MRSEVFLDTTFAIALSAPQDKLHRRAVHLAEILETAGTRLVTTQAVMLEIGNLLCKQPLRHGAVTLLNALAADSKVAIVPLSPELYDRAFQLYCDRSEKEWSFVDCVSFIVMQYGGITEALTANEHFQQAGFRALLREEMGD; from the coding sequence ATGAGGTCGGAAGTCTTTCTTGATACAACATTTGCGATCGCCTTGTCTGCACCGCAAGATAAATTACATAGACGTGCTGTGCATTTAGCAGAAATTTTAGAAACTGCTGGTACACGCTTGGTAACAACTCAAGCTGTGATGTTAGAAATCGGTAATCTCCTATGCAAACAGCCATTACGTCATGGAGCCGTCACCTTATTAAATGCCCTAGCCGCAGACTCTAAAGTCGCAATTGTACCTTTATCTCCCGAACTCTACGACAGAGCTTTTCAACTATATTGCGATCGCTCTGAAAAAGAATGGAGCTTTGTTGATTGCGTATCTTTTATTGTCATGCAATACGGCGGAATTACTGAAGCCTTAACCGCCAACGAACATTTTCAGCAAGCCGGATTCCGAGCTTTATTACGGGAAGAAATGGGAGATTGA
- a CDS encoding histidine kinase dimerization/phosphoacceptor domain -containing protein, with protein MPLLDYAIIDSIVTFSPDTTVEKIIRCIGQKKEDIGIKKSIFFAECNLQTYPQRVKLTADKSIPTFHKLNLTNTTKLNHQLNSDIDCVYVVDKSYLLGILTLIDILQLMTSGINLATVKITEVMQKPLITLKQDFDVNKILPLMQQYSISNLPIVNDRGQLLGIVTPESLAAGWQREVIKTRENLQLEIAQRRSLELALKKVEEKSELQVNQATTELIKANKKLQRELSDRIATEEQLLQTTSDLQEIFQAFPDLYFRLDNDGIILSYYAKNVSDLYVVPEFFLGRKIQDVLPPNVASKFITAIYHSRQHGNMVTIEYLLSIAGKEESFEARILPSTQQQIIAIIRNITERKQVQEALQKAKAELEIRVEERTKELQDINKRLVEEIRERQRIEEALRYRVEFEKLTTAISTHFINLAPNEIENGINQALQLIGEITNVDRAYVFVFADSNTYEWYAKSLEGQIHNLQDISNAVLSWGREKLSNFETIHIPNIENLLIAVNHKTLDLPTQTIQSLIIVPIVCSGLLIGYLQFDSVKTTKTWTEDSIIMLRMVGEIIGNALERQRVEQALRISEERYIRAINAGKVGIWEWNIKTNEIYIDPNLKAMLGYPEQETPKYFDDWLKLVHPDDVESVKNAVYTYLAGLTLKYEIEHRMLKKDGGCIWFLSRGTLLRDPQDNMCFLAGSNTDITDRTQAENKLKVSLKEKDILLKEIHHRVKNNLQIISSLLRLQSRYINDEQACELFQDSHNRVRAMAIIHENLYQSNNLSKINFSDYLRSLVNNLLRSYGIKLNIKTHLKVDKIFLKIDTAISCGLIINELVSNSIKYAFSDEQQGDIYIEMLETTKNQYFLNISDNGIGLSQDIETYKNQSLGLQLVWSLVEQLQGTITFNTSLGTSFTITFSEQR; from the coding sequence ATGCCACTATTAGACTATGCAATTATAGACTCTATCGTAACTTTCTCTCCTGATACTACAGTCGAAAAAATCATCAGATGTATAGGGCAAAAAAAGGAAGATATTGGCATAAAAAAAAGTATTTTTTTTGCTGAATGCAATTTGCAGACATATCCTCAAAGAGTAAAATTAACGGCAGATAAATCAATCCCTACATTTCACAAACTAAATCTTACCAATACAACTAAATTAAATCATCAATTAAATTCAGATATTGATTGCGTATATGTTGTAGATAAGTCGTATTTATTAGGGATATTAACGCTTATAGATATTTTGCAACTCATGACTTCTGGAATAAATTTAGCTACAGTCAAAATTACTGAAGTCATGCAAAAACCTTTAATTACTTTAAAGCAGGATTTTGATGTTAATAAAATATTGCCACTAATGCAGCAATATAGTATAAGTAATTTACCTATTGTTAATGATAGAGGACAATTATTAGGAATTGTCACACCAGAAAGTTTAGCTGCGGGTTGGCAAAGAGAAGTTATAAAAACGCGAGAAAATTTACAATTAGAAATTGCCCAGCGCCGTTCCTTAGAGCTAGCCTTAAAAAAGGTCGAAGAAAAATCAGAACTACAAGTTAATCAAGCAACTACGGAATTAATAAAAGCCAATAAAAAGTTACAGCGAGAACTAAGCGATCGCATTGCTACAGAGGAGCAATTGCTGCAAACAACTTCTGACTTACAAGAAATTTTTCAAGCCTTTCCTGATTTGTATTTTCGTCTTGATAACGATGGCATAATCCTCAGTTACTATGCCAAAAATGTATCAGACTTATATGTAGTACCAGAATTTTTTTTGGGAAGAAAAATCCAAGATGTTCTACCTCCGAATGTTGCTAGCAAATTTATTACTGCCATTTACCATTCACGGCAACATGGTAACATGGTTACGATTGAGTATTTATTATCAATAGCTGGTAAAGAAGAAAGTTTTGAAGCACGGATTTTACCTTCAACTCAGCAACAAATTATTGCTATCATTCGCAATATTACTGAACGTAAGCAAGTACAAGAAGCTTTACAAAAAGCCAAAGCAGAACTAGAAATTCGTGTAGAAGAAAGAACTAAAGAATTACAAGATATTAATAAACGCTTGGTGGAGGAAATTAGGGAACGCCAACGTATTGAAGAAGCTTTAAGATATCGAGTTGAATTTGAAAAACTCACTACTGCTATATCTACACATTTTATCAATCTTGCACCTAACGAAATTGAAAATGGTATCAATCAAGCATTACAGTTGATTGGTGAAATCACAAATGTTGATCGTGCTTATGTATTTGTATTTGCAGATAGCAATACCTATGAGTGGTATGCAAAATCTTTAGAAGGACAAATTCATAATTTACAGGATATTAGCAATGCAGTTTTATCTTGGGGAAGAGAAAAACTGAGCAATTTTGAAACGATTCATATTCCTAATATTGAGAATTTATTAATCGCCGTAAATCACAAAACACTAGATTTACCTACCCAAACTATTCAGTCTCTAATTATAGTGCCTATAGTATGTAGTGGATTGCTCATTGGTTATCTGCAGTTTGATTCTGTAAAAACCACAAAAACTTGGACAGAAGATAGCATTATCATGCTTAGAATGGTTGGTGAAATTATTGGTAATGCTTTGGAACGCCAGCGAGTAGAACAAGCATTAAGAATTAGCGAAGAGAGATATATAAGAGCTATTAACGCAGGGAAAGTAGGAATATGGGAATGGAATATTAAAACCAATGAAATCTATATAGATCCCAATTTAAAAGCCATGCTTGGTTATCCTGAACAGGAAACTCCTAAATATTTTGATGATTGGCTAAAATTGGTTCATCCTGATGATGTGGAATCAGTGAAAAACGCAGTTTACACATATTTAGCAGGATTAACTCTAAAATACGAAATTGAACACCGAATGCTAAAAAAAGATGGTGGTTGTATATGGTTCCTGAGCCGAGGTACTCTTTTGCGAGATCCTCAGGATAATATGTGTTTCCTCGCTGGCTCAAATACTGATATTACAGATCGCACACAAGCAGAAAACAAACTTAAAGTATCTCTCAAAGAAAAAGATATTTTATTGAAAGAAATTCACCATCGCGTAAAAAATAATTTGCAAATCATTTCTAGTTTGTTGCGTTTGCAATCTAGATATATTAATGACGAGCAAGCTTGTGAGCTTTTTCAAGATAGCCATAACCGTGTCAGAGCTATGGCAATTATCCATGAAAACTTGTATCAATCCAATAATTTATCGAAAATTAATTTTTCTGATTATTTAAGAAGTTTAGTGAATAATTTACTGCGTTCATATGGAATTAAACTAAATATCAAAACTCACTTGAAAGTAGATAAAATTTTTCTCAAAATAGATACGGCTATTTCTTGCGGTTTAATTATTAATGAGTTAGTTTCTAATTCCATAAAATATGCATTTTCCGATGAGCAACAGGGGGATATTTATATAGAAATGCTAGAAACAACCAAAAATCAATATTTCTTAAATATTAGTGATAATGGTATAGGACTATCCCAAGATATAGAAACTTATAAAAATCAATCTCTTGGGTTGCAACTAGTTTGGAGCTTAGTGGAGCAGTTACAAGGAACAATTACCTTTAATACATCGTTAGGGACTTCCTTCACAATTACTTTTAGTGAACAGAGATAA
- a CDS encoding RNA-binding protein, giving the protein MSIYIGNLSYEVTQDALSAVFAEYGTVKRVQLPTDRETGRPRGFGFVEMGSDAEEAAAIEALDGAEWMGRDLKVNKAKPREDRGGSSGGNRGGYGGSRNRY; this is encoded by the coding sequence ATGTCGATTTATATAGGCAACCTCTCTTACGAAGTTACCCAAGATGCCTTAAGCGCCGTTTTTGCAGAATATGGCACTGTAAAGCGTGTTCAACTACCTACAGACCGTGAAACAGGACGACCACGTGGTTTCGGATTTGTGGAAATGGGTAGTGACGCTGAAGAAGCCGCTGCAATTGAAGCCCTTGATGGCGCTGAATGGATGGGTCGTGACCTTAAAGTTAACAAAGCTAAACCCAGGGAAGACAGAGGTGGTTCTTCTGGTGGTAACCGAGGTGGATATGGTGGATCTCGTAACCGCTACTAA
- a CDS encoding antitoxin family protein: MADKITAVFDGRVFYPIEPIALPNNTRVRLSIEILPPEKQESVSFLQTARSLNLSGPADWSTNIDKYL; the protein is encoded by the coding sequence ATGGCAGATAAAATCACAGCGGTATTTGATGGCAGAGTATTCTATCCCATTGAACCGATCGCATTACCAAACAATACTCGTGTGCGGTTGAGTATCGAAATTTTACCGCCTGAGAAGCAGGAAAGTGTATCATTCTTGCAGACCGCGCGATCGCTGAATCTTTCAGGGCCGGCTGATTGGTCTACCAACATTGACAAATATTTATAG
- a CDS encoding aldo/keto reductase — protein MELVTIQGQPASILGLAGQSIDDATISLAFTAGINYFFFYNLESKNFLGGLKSLLARNREQVLVATGSESRDLQSLRNYFDSVRHCLNSDRVDIFFLEYVSPADDMKQVQVLLDELRLWKDSGVVRYVGVTTHNRAIALEMIEHHRCDVLMHRYNMAHRKVEANVLPEAKRANVPLVAFTCTRWGTLLKGHPHWHGKLPTAADCYRYALNNSAVRLALTAPKTRQELEENLAVLHSPQLSNQEIAQWQEYGDLIYGNGQDAFDTQWI, from the coding sequence GTGGAGTTAGTAACAATACAGGGACAGCCTGCCAGCATTCTTGGTCTAGCAGGGCAATCGATAGATGATGCCACTATTTCGTTGGCATTTACAGCGGGAATCAATTACTTTTTCTTTTACAATCTAGAATCAAAAAACTTTTTAGGTGGCTTAAAATCTCTATTGGCAAGAAACCGTGAGCAGGTATTGGTGGCGACGGGGAGCGAAAGCCGGGATCTACAATCTTTACGCAATTACTTTGATTCTGTCCGCCATTGTTTAAATAGCGATCGCGTGGACATATTTTTTCTGGAATATGTCTCCCCTGCTGACGACATGAAACAGGTTCAGGTACTACTGGATGAACTTCGTTTGTGGAAAGACTCTGGAGTTGTGCGCTATGTAGGAGTCACCACACATAACCGAGCTATTGCTTTAGAAATGATCGAGCATCATCGGTGTGATGTGTTGATGCACCGCTATAACATGGCCCATCGTAAGGTTGAAGCCAACGTTTTACCAGAAGCTAAAAGAGCTAATGTTCCCCTGGTAGCATTCACTTGTACTCGTTGGGGAACGCTACTCAAAGGCCATCCTCACTGGCATGGTAAGCTACCAACGGCAGCAGATTGTTACCGTTATGCCCTAAATAATTCAGCAGTGCGTCTGGCACTTACTGCCCCAAAAACCAGGCAGGAATTAGAAGAAAATCTTGCTGTTTTGCACTCACCTCAACTGTCAAATCAAGAAATAGCCCAATGGCAAGAATACGGTGACTTGATTTACGGTAATGGGCAAGATGCATTTGATACCCAATGGATTTAA